One Aneurinibacillus migulanus genomic region harbors:
- a CDS encoding YcdB/YcdC domain-containing protein, producing MSIDYETLRTKAKTIVMIPDHYRLEMEDNTPKGNEKYRSFIWEDPEKNDCKIEVALDLETGDLIRLDIDMEDKNTGNQDNSEEDARAIADAFLMKHNPDHTAFTWVNIEERQNFRFITYREEVGGLPLPDTGCEITLDNSLNIIRYQSEQKTAPRPKWPDSIVEQKT from the coding sequence ATGTCAATCGATTATGAGACACTCCGAACAAAAGCAAAAACAATTGTCATGATTCCAGATCATTACCGACTGGAAATGGAAGATAACACACCCAAGGGCAATGAGAAATACCGATCCTTCATTTGGGAGGATCCTGAAAAAAACGACTGCAAAATTGAAGTTGCGCTAGACCTGGAAACCGGGGATTTGATAAGGCTGGATATCGATATGGAAGATAAAAATACAGGGAACCAAGACAACTCCGAAGAGGACGCGAGGGCGATCGCTGACGCTTTTCTAATGAAACATAATCCCGATCATACAGCATTCACTTGGGTAAATATCGAAGAGAGACAAAATTTTCGATTTATCACCTATAGGGAGGAAGTTGGGGGACTACCGCTTCCCGATACGGGCTGTGAAATTACACTGGATAATAGCTTAAACATTATCAGATATCAATCTGAACAAAAAACCGCCCCTAGACCAAAGTGGCCTGATAGCATTGTTGAGCAAAAAACGTGA
- a CDS encoding nuclear transport factor 2-like protein codes for MLEQFVGKEHGMYSSRELYSIHVYAASEEGEELYFAEMDGRGIVKQNGYEYLQSYISLLHVMDGRITLYKEIRLQGALASLQGE; via the coding sequence TTGCTTGAGCAGTTTGTCGGAAAAGAGCATGGGATGTATTCGTCAAGGGAGCTTTACAGCATCCATGTGTATGCGGCTAGCGAAGAGGGAGAGGAATTGTACTTTGCAGAGATGGATGGCAGAGGTATAGTGAAACAGAACGGATATGAGTATTTACAATCCTATATCAGCTTGCTGCACGTGATGGACGGTCGGATTACCTTGTATAAGGAGATACGTTTGCAGGGCGCGCTTGCTTCTTTGCAAGGCGAGTAG
- a CDS encoding inositol monophosphatase family protein, with product MTSIDVDFCKKLLKAVGTGLNEKCKREERSSSVTDLFNQFELSNDWATNQIKVAMAEKYPNIHWSDSEFETQNQQKVEFQGEYWICDAIDGAVQFLQGIYSYTISLCLVRDGQPALSFVYDPSHDELFHAVAGEGAFLNGKRISVATKEKLEEAIVSTTPPSFPTKEIESTNLTLKGFGQIIPRAFAVRMLGSVSLQLAYTACGRLDGYYEFGDEFYNWIAGALLVQEAGGVVSDREGNSFRWGASGIIASNPVLHQKMKEELHAIYF from the coding sequence ATGACCTCAATTGATGTCGATTTTTGTAAAAAACTACTAAAAGCTGTAGGAACAGGTTTGAATGAGAAATGCAAGCGAGAGGAACGCTCGTCCTCTGTTACCGATTTGTTTAATCAATTCGAATTATCGAATGACTGGGCTACCAACCAGATAAAAGTTGCAATGGCTGAAAAATATCCTAATATTCATTGGTCCGATTCAGAGTTTGAGACACAAAACCAACAAAAAGTCGAATTTCAAGGTGAGTATTGGATTTGTGATGCGATCGATGGGGCAGTACAATTTTTGCAAGGAATTTATTCCTATACTATTTCCCTGTGCCTGGTCCGCGATGGCCAGCCAGCACTTTCCTTTGTATATGATCCAAGTCACGATGAACTGTTTCATGCGGTTGCGGGTGAAGGAGCTTTTTTAAATGGTAAGCGAATTAGCGTGGCTACCAAGGAAAAGCTAGAGGAAGCAATCGTTTCTACAACTCCCCCATCCTTTCCGACCAAAGAAATCGAGAGTACCAATCTCACTCTGAAAGGATTTGGCCAAATCATCCCTAGGGCATTTGCGGTCAGAATGCTTGGGTCTGTCTCCCTTCAGCTTGCCTACACCGCCTGCGGACGACTGGATGGATACTACGAATTCGGAGATGAATTCTATAATTGGATAGCAGGTGCCTTATTGGTGCAAGAGGCTGGCGGAGTCGTTTCTGATCGTGAGGGGAATAGCTTTAGATGGGGTGCATCCGGGATTATTGCATCTAATCCTGTCCTCCATCAAAAAATGAAAGAGGAACTGCACGCCATCTATTTTTAA